The segment TTTCGGATGCCGGCCAGCCTTGAGCGATGCGGGTCAAGGTCTGCGAGAGCCAGTCGAGCGGATCGACGCTGTTCATTTTGCAGGTTTGCAGCAAGGTGGCTACCGTCGCCCAGGTTCGTCCACCGCCGTGGCTGCCGGCGAATAGACTATTCTTTCGCGTGATCGTCTGGGGCCTGATTGCACGCTCGACGATATTGGAGTCGATTTCGATGCGACCGTCCATCAGAAAGCGTTCCAGCGCCTCCCGCCGGGTGAGCGCGTAGCGGATCGCCTCGGCGGTCTTGGATTTTCCGGAGACCTTGCCCAGTTCCGCTTCCCATAGATCGAAGAGGCTCGCGACAATGGCCACGGACTTTTCCTGACGTAGCGCGGCGCGGCTTCCGGCATCCTTGCCGCGGACCTCGTCCTCGACCTTCCACAATTCGGTCATGGCGATGATCGAATCCGTCGCGGCCTGCGAGACCCCGCTGATGTGCAGGTCGTAGAATTTGCGCCGCAGGTGAGCCCAGCACCCGGCGAGCCGGATTGTTTCATTGCTGCCGGCTTTGGCCCGTGCCTTGACCAGGTTGGTATAGGCCGAGTAGCCATCCACTTGCAGGATACCGCTGAATCCGGCGAGGTGGCGCGCCACGCAATCCGCACCTCTGCTGTCTTCAAAACGATAGGCAACCATTGGCGGACTGGTTCCGCCATAGGGTCGGTCATCCCGTGCGTAGGCCCACAACCAGGCTTTCGTGGTTTTCCCGGAACCAGGGGCAAGGGTGGGCAAGGTCGTCTCGTCGGCGAAGACCCTTTCGCCCTCCTTGATGCGCTCCAGTATGTAATCAGCAAGCATCTGCAGCTCGAAGCCCAGATGCCCCATCCACTGCGCCATCAACGACCGGCTGATCTCGACGCCGTCGCGCAGATAGATCGCCTCCTGCCGATAAAGCGGGAGGCCGTCGGCGTATTTGGAGACGGCGATATAGGCGAGCAGCCGCTCCGTCGGCAGCCCGCTTTCGATGATGTGCGCCGGCGCCAGAGCCTGGACCACGCCGTCACGGCCCCGGAAGGCGTATTTGGGACGGCGCGTGACGATGACCTGGAACTTCGGCGGCACGACGTCCAGCCGCTCGGATCGATCCTCGCCGATCAGAACCTTTTCAAGCCCCTCGCAGTCGGCCGGGATTTCCGGCTCGACGACCTCCTCGATGCGTTCGAGGTGGGCAGCAAAGCCCTTGCGCGGACGCGGGGCGCGCTTCGGCTTGTTCCCGACCGCGCGGTCGAGTTCGCTCCGGATTTCCGAAAGGCCGGTCTCGACCTCTTCGAAGGCAAAGGAGGCCTGCTCGTCGTCGATGGCCA is part of the Mesorhizobium sp. L-2-11 genome and harbors:
- the tnpC gene encoding IS66 family transposase, which codes for MVLPGLALPDDVDALKAMILSMAREQAASEARIAVADARIAASEAEVARLKAVEKSASERIANLTSILKVLQRTQHGTRSERLRLAIDDEQASFAFEEVETGLSEIRSELDRAVGNKPKRAPRPRKGFAAHLERIEEVVEPEIPADCEGLEKVLIGEDRSERLDVVPPKFQVIVTRRPKYAFRGRDGVVQALAPAHIIESGLPTERLLAYIAVSKYADGLPLYRQEAIYLRDGVEISRSLMAQWMGHLGFELQMLADYILERIKEGERVFADETTLPTLAPGSGKTTKAWLWAYARDDRPYGGTSPPMVAYRFEDSRGADCVARHLAGFSGILQVDGYSAYTNLVKARAKAGSNETIRLAGCWAHLRRKFYDLHISGVSQAATDSIIAMTELWKVEDEVRGKDAGSRAALRQEKSVAIVASLFDLWEAELGKVSGKSKTAEAIRYALTRREALERFLMDGRIEIDSNIVERAIRPQTITRKNSLFAGSHGGGRTWATVATLLQTCKMNSVDPLDWLSQTLTRIAQGWPASEIEMLMPWNFRPDVIG